The DNA region GTGACTTACTCTGGAAATTAGAATTTGTTGCAGGAACTTTCTCAGTGACATATTTTTTAAGAGCTGTTGTGGAGCAGGTTTTAGGTTCATTCATGGCAGTAATGGCACTAAGGATTGCATCCTCAAATGGACCTCCACTTAATAATGGCTTGTCTCCGGCCCTTTTGAGCTTCAAGGGGAGAAGATTTAAAACAGTAAATGCAATCTTAAGTCACTAGGATCTATTTTTTTCTTTTCACAAATAAATGATCAATGCAATCACCAAGCTTTGAAACTACTGCAGGTGCAGCCAAAACGTAGACTTCTCCCAACTGCTCAGAAATCGAGTTCCTGCAACTTGATAGATGCAAATTTTCCTTTCCCTCAGGTGGATGGATCACTATTGTAAAGTGCTCCATCTTGTGCTCAAACTGAGAACTGCCGCGGGAGCTGACAATTAAAATGGCAGATTACATTTATAACTAAACAAGATTGCTGTCGGGATGCTAGTCTTTACTGACTTATTCCAGCCATTTCAAAGAATTCCGACCAAAAGGGAAAAGTACTCCAGGTGGATTCCAAACACCAACCAGAGGGCGGTAGGACAAAAATCCATTTAAATACAGCAGGATTATGTATTCATCCCAAAGTGACACATGCCAGACTCAAAGAGCTCCCGATTACGTTCATCATTCCACTGACAACTTACCTGGAACGTGCCCGATGCTCCCTTGCCAGTGATCTGTTCCACCTGGCCCTTATCTACTGCTCTTTGCAAAGCCTGTTTGAGTAAATAGGGCCTGCAATCAAGCACACAATAAAATCATTCAGTGTGGGAAATGATTTACTGTACTTGCATACATCTCaagctctttttttaaaaaaacaagacaCATGGTAGCCACATCCAGAAGCATTACTGTTTAGTGGTGAAATTGAATTCACTGACCAGTCCACTTAATATTTTGAAAAAACTCTTGCCAAAAATGCAACAGAAGTTAACAAATACCAGCCGCATCACTCTTGATTATTGGTTGCTTGATTTCCATCCTCTTAAAAATTAGGGAATGAGAGCTCGGGACGAGAAGAAACAGTcaggtgtgagaaagagaggtgtaGAACAAGAAACAGaaatgaattggggggggggggggggggaagagagaaagaagaGATTTAAAGCTTTCAATTTGATCAATGCTCTTTGTACCCAAGGtccaaaaagttttttttttttaaattttttttaaagtattacaACACAAATATCACTGCTGCTCCACCTCGTCTTTCCCATCCCTACACTTGCTGGCCTCTGTTTACCAACATTACATATTTTAAATTAAATCCTCTTCCTTTCACTTGGCAGTGTTCCATTTTGGAGCAAAACCAACAGTTTTCCAACCATTTAAGAGATAAAAGTTTGACCTGGTTACATCACTTCAGCAACTGTATAACTTTTTAATAACTTTAGTGACCGATCTTTGAGAATGAAAGCCGGATCTGGTAAAGAATTGGCCCATTTTCAAAGCAGGAATTTTGTGTGTTTCACATTTGTTGCAATCTTGGGCAAGTACGTCAACAGGAATTTTTACTTTCATACCTGCTCTCAGCATTCAGTTTGGGATAATACTGAAGAAGATACTTCTTGATAAGACTGTATGATGCCTCTTTAGGTTCACACAGCTTTGTGAATGCCAATGGTAAAGCATCCTCCAGTTTTATTGGCTGCTCCACTGGTCCAGCTGAAGTGGTTTTCTATTAAAAAAAGAATACTAGGCTTGATCAAAAACAAAAACTTTAGGTTGCAAAATAAAAATACTTACCTTCTGTACAGTCCATATTCAGTTTTCTGTGCAAAGGTATTATTTGCAAGTTTTGAGGCAATCAAGATACTACTCCAACTGAAAAAGCAAATGGATGAACTGCAAACAGTAGCCAATGTGGCTACTTGCTGAATCATGGAAGACTCTGGCCACTGAGAATTTGAAAAGGACAAAAACATTCTGAACAAAACCTGCTAATGCCAAGAAGAAAGTAAATTGATAGTGTGAAGGTCACCAAGATCTCACCAATTAAAATCTTCCAGTTCTGATGGCAGGAATTCTAAAATGCATATCTAGCCAAAAATAACAGGAAGCTATATCACCAAGTCATAAATGAAGTGCTGTTCTAAAAGCTACTGCCAGTGGCTACCTTTATCTATACACCAAAATTCAAGCTGTAGCTCTTGAAAGCTCCACAGACATGTTGAAATCGTCAGTTAGGGGAGGCACAGTGGTCAgtaatgctgcctcacggcaccgaggacctgggttcaatcccagccctgggtcactgtccatatggagtttgcacattctcccagtgcctgcgtgggtctcatccccacaacccaaatatgtgcagggtaggtagataggccatgctaaattgccccagaattggggaaaaaaagaattgggcactctaaatttattttatttataaaaataaatgaaaaaaaaagaaacttaTACATGTTTAAGCAAAAACAGTCTCATTCCTGCTTGTTTGGTCTATTTTTCAATTCCTTTGCTCTCATCAGCATGAATAAAATATGAACAGCCTAATTATCTTAAATATGAAATACTGTAGGCCTGTCAATGCCCTTCGAACTTCAACAATTCTTGCTTGTCCAGAATATGACAGGTCCCCAATATGCTTGGTTGGATTTTCTACTCAGCAGGAAAGCAACATGGTTATTCCCCCTTCCCAATAGCAGATTCAAACTGGAGCCAAGTCAAGGATACCTCGACGTTAGGAGCATTACTATCAGTAAGCAGGGTAAGCTGTCAACCACATTCAAGTATTCTTAAGGACAGGAAACCCAAGTTTCCAGATAGTAAAATAACCGCTGCATTTAGACAAGCTAAAATATAAATAAATGTTAAATTGGAATATAGAATTTATCGAAATGGATATTCTACGAACATAAGATTAGCTTTTCAAGACTAGTGGTTTCAGTAACTATGTAGTTTGTACGCTTTTAAAAACCCAGTTACACTTCATTTAACAAGGTGCACCTTTTTCAAGGCTTTTTAAAGTGCAAGAGTGGAAGTTTTCATATTCATAGCTTGCTTTCCAGGAATCCATTAACAATGCATCTTCTAACAGAGCAGAATTACTGACAGAAACTTCTGCATTTCCACATTATTCTGTGCTTGTGCACACTCCTGAAGTCACTGTCAGTTTCATTGGAGTAATGACGCTGAATGCCAACAGTTTCATTATCTTTACCACCACAAAGTCCAGGACTTTATAGATGCCGACGTACTTAAGGGAACCTGGAGCCAGCAAGGTTGCAAATTCTTGGATCTGCCTAGTGAGACTACTTTCCCCACAGATATTACCGGCTCAGCATACATGTTTTTCACCAGCTAAACAACACAACTGCACTGCTGACCAAATGAACAAATCTATAGGTCTTAAGTCATTGTGGTAGAAAAATGGGCATGCAAAACACTGTCAATTCCATTGGTATACCAGCTGCAAGCAATTAATTACCTTTTTATCCTGTTTTGATTTATTTGTTTGTTTTCCTGCATTTGCGACCACCACAAAACTTCCCGAAGCACCTTTTCCCTTCACCTGAAGAGGGCACATGCAAGATTACTGCACATTATATACAGGCAGCATGCTGTGAAACAGTTGAAACAAAACTCAACCGTAATACTTGAATATTCTACTATCTAGCAGAAATATTTTTTTGCTCAGCACAGTAAGTGGAAAATTCTCCACAAATATTTATGATATTTCACAAAACTAAACCCCTTGGAATCACTCTCTTAGCATAGTGGAGTAAAGGTTTCACTGACATTCAGACTGAGTGCACTCATCAAAATGACAAATACCACTGTTGGCAGAGGAAAGTTTGTACCACCAAGCATACCCAAGTGAAGCACAGCATTGGCTGGATGCAACAAGGCCTCAATATATCAGCTTCGAAATATGATTCTAGAGTAGCAGAGAGCAAGCAAGAAGAAAAAAAAGGACAGAATTACCATACTAACATTTATCCAGTTCATTTGCTACCAAGCTGGTAATCACAAGGTATAATGATGGAGTTTCTAATTAATCACAGCAATTACTCACAGACCCTGGTTGGAGGCAAGGAAAACCCTAGAGTTGTGGGAATAGATCCAAAATTACTGTACCTCTTTACTCCCAAGCATGCAACACTTGTCACATCTCAAATTAGTTATACATTGCACCCCAGAATATTCGTTTTCTGCAAGAAATCTATCTAACTCGCATTTGAATAAATTAATGCTAACAGCATCCACCATTTCACTTGGAAGCATACTCCAAAGATTGACCTCTCACTCACTGAAGTCTTTACACAATAGTTTTGCGATTACTCCCCTTCATTCACAGGTCAAGTTCTCTGATTCTGCTGTTCTTGACAAGATGAATTAGCTTGTCTCAGGTCTCCATTAACTAGTCCCTCTAAAAACTCCAACACTGGACTTGTATAACCTCTCAACCATCTATTTTCAGTATGTCCCAGTATAACCTCTCAACCATCTCTTTTCACGATGTCCCAATATGCAATTTATGCAATTGTCCATCAGAATCCAGTCTCTTCAGCCCTCAATCATTCTCTCAATAGCTGTAGTATCCTTTATGTACTGTGGCAGCAGAACTGTAAACAATATTCCTGGTGCCAATGATTTATGAAGTGGCAAGATTTCCTCATATTCTGGAAAGAGAGGgtgatagagaaagaaatataaagAGAGAAAGACAGGAGAAAAAGTTAGAAAAAGAGAAGCGATTCTATTTTCCCAGGGAACATTTAAACTTCTTCATTCATTATATATCACCAAATTGGAATCCAGTCCTATTCGTCTGGTATTTTCCTTCATAGAGATtggagggggagatagaggggtTTCTCATAAAAAGAATCTAATGATTACCTGTTTGATAGCACCACGCTGCATCTCCCGTTTTAAGGCTTGTTTTAGGATATATCCCCTGCGCTCCAATTCCAGTGATGGATACTTGTTAATGATATATTTTCTTATGGCAACAACGGAAGCTCCAGATTTCTGAAAACAAGCCTGAAGAGAGGGACGAGTATTTGTAAAAATGCTCTTTTCAGCTTGCAATTTGCTGTATTGAAATGACTCACTACATTGGTCAACCTACAAAGAGGATGTTCTGTTTTAACCAAATTACAACTTGATTGCTGACAATTACCACCAATGACTGATGACATCCTACAGCAAAACACATTTAAAATCATTTGTTTGAGATTCATAAAATACATGCCAACATTCAGATACAATATTCTTGCTTAGAAATTGGGTAAGACTTGCTGTATAGTTAAGTCCAAGGTGCCAATTAGATTGCTACAGCTGACTTCTGCGCCCAGGGCTGGAGTGAATTCCTAATTTTGAAGCTGCAGCAGTTGCTTGGCGTAGTGTTATTCTTTATTCTTCATGGTAATGGTTAGTGGTAACATTCGCAAGAGTCCGAGGCCATGGATTCAAGCCCCAGCTGACTGGAGCACAAAATTGGGTTGACCTGTACAgggcagagggagtgttgcactgttgaagGCACTCCTAAGGGGAACCAGGGAGATTTTCCAgtaccctggccaacatttatccttcaactccacccccaaaacAGTTTATCTGGATGGATTTCATTGCTGTTTGAACTGGGTGTTGCATTTTCCCATTGCACTAGTGACTATAAAcaccattggttgtaaagtgctttggaaggaTGTGTTAGTTGCTATAAGTTCAAGTTTTATTTCATCCCAACGGAATCAAAGTTGAAAATAACAAGAGTTGAGTTTCAGTGGTCTCCAGTGATGGTACAACTCAAGCACTTAAATAACTGTACGGATACAAGGGAAGCAGCCGCATTATCAACCTTCAGAAGCAACTTTCGAGTTATATTTTCGCAAGATGTTACTTATTGACAAGACTGAAACCATCATCTTTGACTCATCACAAACTCTATTCTTGCTGTTCACAATCTCAGCAGGCTGCTCAACAATGAAGTGAGCTTCCAACCTCACATTCTCTCCATCTCAAAGACCATTACTTCCACAAACATTACATCAGCCGTCTTTCTCTGCCATCTGTTGCTGAAAACCCTCATGCCTGTCGCTTTGCAGTTCCGAACTTGATTATTCGAATGCTCTTCTGGAGGTGCCTCTATCTTCTACCTGCCAGAAACGTCAAAGCTCAACTGCCTATATCACTAGATCCTTCTCACCCATCGATCAGCTCTTGATGTCCCTCAACACCTCAaagttaaaattctcacccttgtattTAAATCTCATAGCATCACCAAAGCCGATGGCTACAATCTCTTCTATACCTTTAACAGCAGTCCAATGCTCTGTTactcagccccctcactgccaatgGTGGCTCCAAGCTCTTGAATTTCCTCCCGGAAATCCTCTGCCTTCCCATGTTGGATCAGGTGTTCAAACCTCCAGGGTTTAAACTCATGACTGACTGCGTTAAGGGATGAAAGTGCCAACATTTGCTGATTAACATTGTTTAATGAGTTGCCAGCAACAGAATATGGGCTTTAAACATAGGTAAAGTTACACCTGTTATGTTTCTATGATTTAAATACCAAGCAAAAATAGTAAAGGGATACTAGTTGCTTAAAATTCAGTCAGAAAACTTAATGAAAGTTGCTTGAGTAGCCTATAACACCTATAAGAGACTTTCCACCTTACCTTAATAGCCTCTATGACAATAGCATCCATTTTTGGTCGTGCAGTACTACCGATCTGAGAATTTTTCTGCACTCGAGCCAGTTGACTGGCAGACAATGTAGCCCAAGATGGAATGGTCTTCTTAATCTTCTTATCCTTGGTTGGCTCCTTTTCTCTGTCATATTCACAAATCACAAAGCTTTAATGCTATTCACTATGTAATATTCTCTGGGAAACATTTTATTATCTCATTATGTAAAACCTTAACGAATATTCTTAAATGTATTCTTTCACGGCATATGAATATGCTGCCTAAGGTCAGCACTTACTGCCCATCCCTGACTGCCCTTTAAGAGGTGGTGGtctttcttaaaccgctgcagtccacggtgcggtcaggaagggaattccaggattttgtgaCAGTGCAGAAACAACGATATAGTCTCAACTCAGAATGGTTTGTGAATTGtaagagaacttgcaggtggtgtccccatgcatctgctgcccttgtctttctacgcGACAGAGGTCACATGTTGGAAGGATCTATTGAAGGggcattggtgagttgctgcagtacatattGTAGCTTGTACACACTATGCGTCGATGAAAGaggggtgaatgtttaaggtggtggatagggtactGATCAAACAGACTGTTTGTCCTAGATGTAATCAAGCTTCTCTGTtggagtggagaatattccatcatcctcttgacttgtgccgtgtagttggttgacaagctttggggggtcaggaggtgaattactcacaagAAATGGCATATTATTAGATAATTCCTtacctggcacatgtgtggcacgaatgttactggcTACTTATCagttcaagcctgaatgttgtccaggtcttgctggataTAGATATACAAACTGCTTCAATatcggagttgcaaatggtgctgaacattgtgcagcaaagattcccacttctgacctcatgattaaAGGAATGTGAAGCAGCTGTAGATGGTTGGGTCTAGCATTTTAGCCTGAGGGTTAGGGTGAGGAagccctgcagtgatatcctggaactgagatgattgacctccaataattACAACTATCcacctttgtgctcggtatgactccaaccagttgtGTTTCCccaccaattcccattgactcattttgctagggctccttgatgccaagggGAGTAATTCTAGCTCCATGCTGagttcagctcatttgtccatgttttggaccaaggctgcaaagaggtcaggagctaagtggccccaagagtcagtgagcaggttgtcactgaataaaaacataagaacataagaactaggaacaggagtaggccatctggcccctcgagctgctccgccatttaatgagatcatggctgatctttgtggactcagctccactctccggcccgtacaccatatccccaaatccctttattctttagaaaggcatctatctttttcttaaaaacgtttaaagtaggagcctcaactgtttcactgggcaaggaattccagagattcacaaccctttgggtgaagaagttcctcctacactccgtcctaaatctacctccccttattttgaggctatgccccctagttctgctttccccgaccagtggaaacaacctgcccgcatctatcctatctattcccttcataattttatatgtctcaataagatccccctgcatccttctaaactccaatgagtacagtcccagtctactcaacctctcgtcataatctaatcccctcaactctgggatcaacctagtgaatctcctctgcactccctccagtgccaatatgtcctttctcaggtaaggagaccaaaactgaacacaatactccagatgcggcctcaccaacaccctatacaattgcagcataacctccctagtcttgaactccatccctctagcaatgaaagacaaaactcgattagccttcttaatcacctgttgcacctgcacaccaactttttgcgactcgtgcaccagcacacccaagtccctctgcacagcagcatgttttaacatcttaccgtttaaataataatccattctgctgttattcctcccaaaatggatagcctcacacttggaaacattgaattccatctgccagaccctagcccattcacctaacctatccaaatccttctgcagacttccggtatcctctgccctttttgctttaccactcatcttagtgtcgtctgcaaactttgacacattgcatttggtccccaactccaaatcgactatataaattgtgaacaactgcgggcccaacactgatccttgagggacctcactagttacaggttgccaaccagagaaacacccatttatccccactctctgctttctgttagttaaccaatcctctacccatgctaccactttaccctcaatgccatgcatctttagtttatgcagcaaccttttgtgtgacaccttgtcaaaagctttctggaaatccagatataccacatccattggctccccattatctactgcactggtaacgtccttaaaaaattctaccaaattagtcagacacgacctacccattgtgaacccatgctgcgtctgcccaatgggacaatttccctccaggtgccccgctatttcctccttaatgatagattccagcattttcccgacaaccgaagttaagcttaccggcctataattacccgctttctgccgacctccttttttaaacagtggtgtcacgtttgctactttccaatcctctgggaccaccccaggtctagtgaattttgataaattatcactagtgcgtttacaatttccctagccatctcttttaacactctgggatgcatcccatcagggccaggagacttgtctacctttagccccattagcttgcccaatactgcctccttagtgattgaaAACCACCTGATAGCACTGGTGAAGATATCTTCCATCagtttgagagtagactgatggggtggcaaTTGGCCAGTTTGGACTTACCCTGCTTTTGTCAACAGGACATTat from Scyliorhinus torazame isolate Kashiwa2021f chromosome 16, sScyTor2.1, whole genome shotgun sequence includes:
- the hp1bp3 gene encoding heterochromatin protein 1-binding protein 3 isoform X2, which codes for MPIRRNASPSAQETPVKNKPTADADVTSEESVSAEEEPENDTSAPEEEKKEAEKSGDEEKETKSSEEPKKEEKEPTKDKKIKKTIPSWATLSASQLARVQKNSQIGSTARPKMDAIVIEAIKACFQKSGASVVAIRKYIINKYPSLELERRGYILKQALKREMQRGAIKQVKGKGASGSFVVVANAGKQTNKSKQDKKKTTSAGPVEQPIKLEDALPLAFTKLCEPKEASYSLIKKYLLQYYPKLNAESRPYLLKQALQRAVDKGQVEQITGKGASGTFQLKRAGDKPLLSGGPFEDAILSAITAMNEPKTCSTTALKKYVTEKVPATNSNFQMHMLKRTLQKCEKNGWIEQISGKGFSGSFQLCFPFYPSPRVLFPEKQHEEEEEESEEEEEDDDEEQSESEEEESDDEPPKKRHKAVPQAKAKLQKRKTATPKKIVAAKRSTPSRKVSAKKVAKKSRPAPVKLAKKPAAVKKSRHGSPKMSPATPKKVKGPVKTTRHSQRQRK